In Paramormyrops kingsleyae isolate MSU_618 chromosome 18, PKINGS_0.4, whole genome shotgun sequence, the DNA window CACGTGTTTCAGAAATGGCCAGTTGGCTCAGGTAGAATAATCTGCTAGAAAATAATTAACATGACAGACGAcctgtgtgtcagggtcagatACAGTTTATCTACGTAGTGGTGGTAAGAAAAGTTTGTAATGAGAAAGGTAGAATACCAGTAGATAAGACTGGGTCCAGTACCGACCATGTGACTGCAAGCTTAGTGTCTGCTGACAGTCACTCCAGAAGAGGACACACAAGTGCAATGAACAGCAGCCTGTGGgagcagcgtgtggctcagtggactaaAGCCTCTGTGTCTTTGATCCggaggtcgccggttcgaacccggcctcggcagaatagtcatttttgtgggcccttgagcgagacccttaaccccccacAGCTCCATGGGCGCTGCTACAGGCGGCTGCCCTTCacgccaagcttgctctcacctacatgtgtgtcaCGAAGAGCAAGAGGAGGAAGGTGAAAACAGGAATTTCctcacggggatcaataaagtgtcgtctttcattcatccatccttaACGATTGTAAAGAGGACTTTTGGTAGTGTAGTGAAATGACTGGGCAGGACACTCAAGCAGAGTAACCAGACTTATATTTTAAGTTCCACTCTTCACCATTGAAaggttttcattttcaatttcaattcCTATCTATATTATAAGCTATTATCCTTCAAATCTGGTTGAACTTCACGGTTTCTGTCTCGTCTTTTTATCTGTCAAAAATGCACGGGGCCACATTTTGCCAGGTCATACATTTGATCATATTTAAAACCCCTGTTTCTAATTTCCTCCTTTATTGTGGAAAATAGGGGACATGAGAATATCTGAtattaataaaagtaataaatcTTTTTGAATTAAGAATGACAATAACGCTTTAGAACACATTTTATGTATACTGCCTTTCTAAATGTATTTGCTCAAAAAATAGTAACAGTATTACAAGTTGattaaaaactaattaaaaccCGCATCCTGATCAGGAACAAAGGCAGAACATGTTAGACGGGACTGAAATTATACAAAAATCTCTGAGGGAGCAGAGACGAGGAACAACCTCCTGCGTTATAAATTGTTAAAATGAAACGCTTGTGATCACTTAAATGTATACAGTTATTCCTAGCTAGATGTGTTTATGTGTCTTTAACAGTGATCTATGGTAACCGATAAGCGCAGTTATTTCTACAGATATGGTTGCTTCAGAATGATCTTCTTAGTCAAAATGCAAAGTGAGCGCACAATGGGAAGCTGAATAAACATCGGAAAACCGTTCCAGCCGCTACAGGCCACTTGTGCTCAGCGGCCGCTTTATTAGGTACAGCGAACAGCCTGAGTCACGTGTCTACAACTCAATTCATGCAGCACGCAGACGGGGTGCAGGAGTCCACTTACTGCTCAGCTAAGCATTAAAATTGCTTAGATCAGACATCTTAGCCGTCTTGAATGTGGTGTGAAAGCCGGAGCCATACGTGCCGCTCCTGGTGTCTCAGAAACAGCCTCCCTCCTGGCATTTTAATGATCTACACCGTCTAGAGTTTACAGAAAATGGTCGATGACCAAAAAACAATGGCGTTTTCATGGACGAAAACACCTTATTAAAGAgtgaggtcagaggagaacgaACGGTCAGACTTGTTAAAGGTATCAGGAAggtcacaagtgcaaaaataacaagTGAGTACATCAGTGGCGTGTAGAACGGCGGCTCTGAAAGCCCGGCTCTCCTCCCCCCGAAGTGGTTACGAAGGTGGAGGCGTCTCCGTCCTGGTACTTCCCAGTGAAGTGGCCATTGAGGGTGCGTGTGTGGGTcatatatactgtgtatatatattacaaccccacgacgacatggggagaacatgcaaactctgcataCGTAACCCGGGCAGAgatttgaacccaggtcccagaggtgtgaggcaacagtgctaaccaccatgccaccctacTGAATGAACacacaaacgtgtgtgtgtatgtgtgtgtatgagagagagagagagagaaaggcggggggggggggggaggttttgGCTTAGttaatttatgtaaaatatatatccaGATTAACTGTGCAGGTTAACATAGAAATGATCTAAATGTGCAACTATAGTAGATACACTAATGCTTTGATGGCAATTGTATTTCTGATATTAATAATTCTGATACTGATAAGACGGGCCTTTTGATCTTTTTTGGGAAAGAGGTGTACATTACATTAATTTACTTTAGATGTAAATGATTTATTTAGACCTTTTACTGCCATGATATAAGCGGTAGGTCCTTTTGTGGAATCTAAGGATTATATATGTACTTCAAAATGATGAGTTTAATTTGCGGATGGATTCATTCCATAAAAGGTACAGATGGTTGAGGTTGCATTACATCTCTATGAAAGGTTAATATTTTTATGCCTGTTGTATTATACTATAATCTATTATATAAACAGTTGGATGTATGGTTAGGTGGGTAGATGGACTGTATATTAACAGTGAATCATCTTCATGTTCAGCAGTTCTTCAGAATTGTGGTAACAGTTACTCAAAATTGGAACGTTTTTgtagaagacaaaaaaaaaaacaatttaattttATACAGACATTGACTTTCTCATCAGCCttgttattttatataatataggTATGGCTTTTCCCTAATTTTTTAAACTGTGGATGGACACTTGGTTAAGTGCAATTATCCACTCACTCAGGGCTCATCTGTTTTCTGTACCATAATTCACGGTACATCACTTATTTACAGTGCAATTTACATGCCTGGGACAGGATCCAGTTCATCATGGCTAACATCAGACACTGAATCTTAGTTTGGCAGGCAAACTGTGGTTATTATATTTGAAGGGACTCTTTTGTGCAAAACTTTACTCATAAGAATTTTTCtggtggaaaaaaacagaaataacaaTTGTCAGGTGCAAGGCAAATAGGCTTGATCATTTAAATTCTTCTGAACATGTAACCAATACTCTCAGGTAACACCTTTAATCATTTAAGCGTTAAGAGAGCCACAATTCTTTGTGGTTTGGAAGCCATTTTAAAACCCCAACTATTCTACTCATTCAACATTCAAATTCTGTGGTGTTCTGCCAAGCAGGAAAAATACAAGTAAATGTATGAATTCCTCTTCTACCTCAGTAGTCCTTTAAAGTacgttgtttttttattataacCAATAATTGAAATGTCCAAACAAAAGGATGCATGAGATCATGCATCCTACGCAATATACAGTGTAGTACCAACTGAGCTGTGTATTAAATCCATTAAACCAGGTGAAATATGACAAACTGTATTTAACCTTATACCATTAGGGTAGTTgcacttcatgtataataaattaatgcaataatattaattaaaacaaaattaactgTCATAAAGTGTTAAACATTTAATCTGATCCAGATTGGAACTTGATGTTCGAGGAACACATGAAAAAACCATTTGTCATTCTGCTTGGTATAAACTTactgttgaatttttttcctgccctgcTGGTGACTGTGGAAGAGCAgatcaatcaaaaaaaaaacaaaaaaacaaaacgacCAAAATGTATAATGCAATAACCAGAAAAGAAGCAAGAAAAATTTGCTCAGCTGTTAAGCTCCGCCCTCAATGTCTCAAAAGAAATGGTTACACTTTCATGATGCATAGAAGAAGAAATGTTGACTTAACTTACAGAATATATATGGAATAACACGCCAGTAATTCATTATAAACTGTTGTATGATGAAGATCACTAATGCATTTATTGattgtttgtattttgtacATGTGATGCATAACAGAATTTATTCACGTTTGGTTTTAATAATTTGTGGTTTCTCTTATATGGCAGGTGATATTAGGTGCAAGGGGATGACCGAGCGGGTTCACAACATAAATCTCCACAACTTCAGTAATTCTGTACTCGAGACCCTCAATGAGCAGCGTAACCGCGGACACTTCTGTGACGTGACCGTTCGCATCCACGGGAGCATGCTGCGAGCCCACCGGTGCGTGCTTGCTGCTGGGAGCCCTTTCTTTCAGGACAAGCTACTCCTAGGATACAGTGACATTGAGATCCCTTCTGTAGTATCAGTACAGTCCATTCAGAAGCTGATCGACTTCATGTACAGCGGGGTACTGCGCGTCTCGCAGTCCGAAGCCTTACAGATCCTTACCGCTGCCAGCATTTTGCAGATAAAAACTGTCATTGATGAGTGCACTCGCATAGTCTCACAGAATGTGGTCTTGGGTGGGGCTAGTGGCTTCCCCTTCATTCGAGAGGACTCTGTACAGGAGACCCCCAGAGGTACCCCAGAGTCAGGAAGTTCGGGGCCTATCAGCGACACGGAGTCGGGGTACATGCAGCCTTCATCGCAGCAAAGTTTGGAGCGTGTCTATACGTCGCTCTACTCCTGCTCAAGCATCTCACTGCAGAACGGCACTCGGGAGCAGTCGTTCTTCGGCGGATCCATCGTAGGCAGCTATGACTCTGCCTCCGCAGCACAGAAAGACCAGAACGGACAGGATCCATCTTGGGTTACTCGCATCCACGAAAGGACGCAGCAGATGGAGCGTTTTCTCTCAACCCCGGAAACCACCCATTGTCGGAAACAACCGCGACCGGTGCGCCTTAAGACAGACAGCATGCACATAAAGCAGGAGGTGGAGGATGATTACGGCTGTTTCGGACAAGGCCGGGAGCTGGAGGAATGCGTGGAGGACGCTGATCAAACCGAAGGAGCTGAAAGTGAGCCCAAGGGAGAGAGCTTTGACTCTGGCGTAAGTTCATCCATCGGCACAGAGCCTGACACAATGGAACAACAATACTTGTCAGGCTTTGGAAGAGAAGGTACTGGGGAGGTCCTGCAAGGGGACGAGCCTCCTTTACAAATAGAGGTGACTGACTCCTCCCCAGAACAGATGAATGATGTTGACGATAGAGGCACATCACATAACACAGGGGAGCTTAGTCTCGGGCAGACGCCTGCAAATCCCATCATATCGCAGTCGCTGCCCAGTACACAGCTCTACATACGTCAACCCGACTCTCTTACCAGCAACCTGAGAATGCCTCTGACCTTGACCAGTAACACCCAGGTCATGGGAACCGCTGGGAACACCTACTTGCCCACTCTCTTTGCCACACAGTCAGCTGGAGGCAACAAGCCCTTTCTGTTTAGCCTACCGCAGTCTATGGGGGGCCAGCAGCCCCAGTTTGTGGCCGTGCCTCCTTCCAGTATGCCCCCTTTTCCTAACCAGATCGCAGCCCAGCAGCCCTCGACGCCGCAACAAGTTGGTGGAGGAATGGGCCAGGGTGAGAAGAAGCCCTACGAATGCACTCTCTGCAGCAAAACATTTACTGCCAAACAGAACTATGTAAAACACATGTTTGTGCACACCGGTAAGTACTCATGTTCTTTCCATTTTGCATGCACACCATAACGTACAGTGTTCTTTTATCTGATTCTTTCCTGAAGCAGTTCATGTTTTAAATATCCAACAGCATCGTAATATGTGACTATTAATATCATTAACGCGCATTAACAGGTGATcacctttgattttttttttagttaatccTGTCAAAAAATGTACAATGTGTTTTATGTGCTGATGAgacgcttttttttttaaatccgaAATGATTTACAGATGTGGCCCGTTTTTGCAGCTGGCTGCTTCATTGTTCGCAGATAGCTACCGATAGCTAAATAATTAATTTCCTCGCTATATACAACTTGAAAAATGGCAGCTTCTCACTCTCCACGTGCTGCTTCAGACTGATACCTAATTCCTATGTACAGAAACATGCACATAGCGAAAATTACTCTCATTATACATTATAACGCCTATACCAATATCATAAGCATATTATGGTCTTAATGTTATCACCGTTTTATTATCTGTCATATAAAGATTAATAGTGAATTACAAGGAACATTAATTATGTAAgcattattatacagtatgtgaTAATGGTTTATTAAAAACAGGGTCAGACTGAAGAGGTGACCATTCATATTGAATGCAATATCGATAACTGGAATATTTATGTTTCAGGTTGAAGGAAtagttgttttaaaatgtataagatTTTACACTTTGTAGATCCACATGTAATAACTGCATTTacaatattcaaaatatttcag includes these proteins:
- the zbtb20 gene encoding zinc finger and BTB domain-containing protein 20 isoform X3 — protein: MWQGDIRCKGMTERVHNINLHNFSNSVLETLNEQRNRGHFCDVTVRIHGSMLRAHRCVLAAGSPFFQDKLLLGYSDIEIPSVVSVQSIQKLIDFMYSGVLRVSQSEALQILTAASILQIKTVIDECTRIVSQNVVLGGASGFPFIREDSVQETPRGTPESGSSGPISDTESGYMQPSSQQSLERVYTSLYSCSSISLQNGTREQSFFGGSIVGSYDSASAAQKDQNGQDPSWVTRIHERTQQMERFLSTPETTHCRKQPRPVRLKTDSMHIKQEVEDDYGCFGQGRELEECVEDADQTEGAESEPKGESFDSGIAAQQPSTPQQVGGGMGQGEKKPYECTLCSKTFTAKQNYVKHMFVHTGEKPHQCSICWRSFSLKDYLIKHMVTHTGVRAYQCSICNKRFTQKSSLNVHMRLHRGEKSYECYVCKKKFSHKTLLERHMALHSTGGSGMTGVPGAGPGTGAGAGSPVSIPVPMAVSEPGAGAVTLSMPLSGGAGVGVAAGVGPAGMGVAAEASCQEGTTYVCSVCPAKFDQIEHFNDHMRMHVSDG
- the zbtb20 gene encoding zinc finger and BTB domain-containing protein 20 isoform X1, producing MWQGDIRCKGMTERVHNINLHNFSNSVLETLNEQRNRGHFCDVTVRIHGSMLRAHRCVLAAGSPFFQDKLLLGYSDIEIPSVVSVQSIQKLIDFMYSGVLRVSQSEALQILTAASILQIKTVIDECTRIVSQNVVLGGASGFPFIREDSVQETPRGTPESGSSGPISDTESGYMQPSSQQSLERVYTSLYSCSSISLQNGTREQSFFGGSIVGSYDSASAAQKDQNGQDPSWVTRIHERTQQMERFLSTPETTHCRKQPRPVRLKTDSMHIKQEVEDDYGCFGQGRELEECVEDADQTEGAESEPKGESFDSGVSSSIGTEPDTMEQQYLSGFGREGTGEVLQGDEPPLQIEVTDSSPEQMNDVDDRGTSHNTGELSLGQTPANPIISQSLPSTQLYIRQPDSLTSNLRMPLTLTSNTQVMGTAGNTYLPTLFATQSAGGNKPFLFSLPQSMGGQQPQFVAVPPSSMPPFPNQIAAQQPSTPQQVGGGMGQGEKKPYECTLCSKTFTAKQNYVKHMFVHTGEKPHQCSICWRSFSLKDYLIKHMVTHTGVRAYQCSICNKRFTQKSSLNVHMRLHRGEKSYECYVCKKKFSHKTLLERHMALHSTGGSGMTGVPGAGPGTGAGAGSPVSIPVPMAVSEPGAGAVTLSMPLSGGAGVGVAAGVGPAGMGVAAEASCQEGTTYVCSVCPAKFDQIEHFNDHMRMHVSDG
- the zbtb20 gene encoding zinc finger and BTB domain-containing protein 20 isoform X2, with amino-acid sequence MTERVHNINLHNFSNSVLETLNEQRNRGHFCDVTVRIHGSMLRAHRCVLAAGSPFFQDKLLLGYSDIEIPSVVSVQSIQKLIDFMYSGVLRVSQSEALQILTAASILQIKTVIDECTRIVSQNVVLGGASGFPFIREDSVQETPRGTPESGSSGPISDTESGYMQPSSQQSLERVYTSLYSCSSISLQNGTREQSFFGGSIVGSYDSASAAQKDQNGQDPSWVTRIHERTQQMERFLSTPETTHCRKQPRPVRLKTDSMHIKQEVEDDYGCFGQGRELEECVEDADQTEGAESEPKGESFDSGVSSSIGTEPDTMEQQYLSGFGREGTGEVLQGDEPPLQIEVTDSSPEQMNDVDDRGTSHNTGELSLGQTPANPIISQSLPSTQLYIRQPDSLTSNLRMPLTLTSNTQVMGTAGNTYLPTLFATQSAGGNKPFLFSLPQSMGGQQPQFVAVPPSSMPPFPNQIAAQQPSTPQQVGGGMGQGEKKPYECTLCSKTFTAKQNYVKHMFVHTGEKPHQCSICWRSFSLKDYLIKHMVTHTGVRAYQCSICNKRFTQKSSLNVHMRLHRGEKSYECYVCKKKFSHKTLLERHMALHSTGGSGMTGVPGAGPGTGAGAGSPVSIPVPMAVSEPGAGAVTLSMPLSGGAGVGVAAGVGPAGMGVAAEASCQEGTTYVCSVCPAKFDQIEHFNDHMRMHVSDG